Proteins encoded in a region of the uncultured Pseudodesulfovibrio sp. genome:
- a CDS encoding SLC13 family permease, which translates to MLPPLTDISSYLWGRLPLILLFVCGYLVYQLMAATRITDGFVAWALRRSKGHPRRVLFYIIAASAALSSFIPNTITVLTLIPMLKRLDRDFADRGVRGMTTVLMCSAIYGAAIGGMGSMIGSPANAVLFAALDLFQVAGRESLNFFNWFLWSVPLVAAFVLVAWGVAAGLGLPKSARGVVIDMSGGQRSGADSRQRYGAKLFWQYMGYFVFEAVARENVAGFATVSPVVSLGFAGLFLYLLFVRRAPDGGGRSGPLLSGGGLLKSVPRRGLIFILALAVLAGVVHWTGLDHRTVVMAGKLLDGDMDPRLLFLLTIGAVIFLTEVLSNTAVVAAFFTIAFYAAKGHGMDPLPLMIGVGVASTCAFMTPIATTSNALAFGEMKGASLKVMLGLGLVLNILGALLMAGWLSWILPILY; encoded by the coding sequence TGACCGATATTTCCTCCTACCTGTGGGGCCGACTGCCCCTGATCCTGCTCTTCGTGTGCGGGTATCTCGTATACCAGCTCATGGCGGCCACGCGGATCACCGACGGGTTCGTGGCCTGGGCGCTCCGGCGCAGCAAGGGCCATCCGCGCAGGGTTCTGTTTTACATCATCGCGGCCTCGGCCGCGCTCTCGTCGTTCATCCCCAACACCATTACGGTGCTGACGCTGATCCCCATGCTCAAGCGTCTGGACCGGGACTTCGCGGACCGGGGGGTGCGCGGTATGACCACGGTGCTGATGTGTTCCGCCATCTACGGCGCGGCCATCGGCGGCATGGGTTCCATGATCGGCTCGCCAGCAAACGCCGTGCTCTTCGCGGCCCTGGACCTGTTTCAGGTTGCCGGACGCGAAAGTCTCAACTTCTTCAACTGGTTCCTGTGGTCCGTGCCCCTGGTGGCGGCCTTTGTGCTGGTCGCATGGGGCGTGGCCGCCGGTTTGGGCCTGCCCAAGTCGGCGCGGGGCGTGGTTATAGATATGTCCGGGGGGCAGCGATCAGGGGCCGACTCCCGGCAGCGTTACGGGGCGAAGCTGTTCTGGCAGTATATGGGATATTTCGTGTTCGAAGCCGTGGCCCGGGAGAATGTAGCCGGGTTCGCGACCGTCTCGCCGGTTGTCAGTCTGGGGTTCGCAGGGCTGTTCCTGTACCTGCTCTTTGTCCGTCGCGCGCCGGACGGGGGAGGGCGGTCCGGTCCGCTGCTGTCCGGCGGCGGGCTGCTCAAGTCCGTGCCGCGCCGTGGGCTGATCTTCATCCTGGCTCTGGCCGTGCTGGCCGGGGTGGTTCACTGGACCGGGCTGGACCACAGGACCGTGGTTATGGCCGGCAAGCTGCTCGATGGCGACATGGACCCGCGCCTGCTTTTTCTGCTGACCATCGGCGCGGTCATCTTCCTGACCGAGGTCTTGTCCAACACCGCGGTCGTGGCCGCCTTCTTCACCATCGCCTTTTATGCGGCAAAGGGGCACGGCATGGATCCGCTACCGTTGATGATCGGGGTGGGCGTGGCCTCGACCTGCGCCTTCATGACCCCCATCGCCACCACATCCAACGCCCTGGCCTTCGGGGAGATGAAGGGCGCGTCCCTCAAGGTCATGCTCGGTCTGGGTCTGGTGCTGAACATCCTGGGCGCGCTGCTCATGGCAGGC